A single region of the Ignavibacteriota bacterium genome encodes:
- a CDS encoding T9SS type A sorting domain-containing protein, which produces MRYLTILFFTVIICMNMYSAPLDTKMVQWMQPNGVTFMGRMWGDEFFHWCETDSGYRFVQGDSNWYFYATLDSYGEFAPTIYRVGIDIPPASSYHLERSASRITELEQLRDDANEELEFLAGQNQEIMSGNTFPIVRTLGVILVEFPPANQKHYTNTNDSLLRFGYKKASFDSLFFSRNYWIGAAGNNIHPEHEQIFGSVRDYYEQMSVGNLDIQGQVLNPADANGVPRWIVMDQPVEYYDNLYLGYRHLWNEAKQKAIDSGWITQTYRNYAIIYSQLTRSNWLWPQAFLGGPADSTRVHIMSERQTKSTSTSFSHIGTHCHEIGHGFRFPDMADKPEDSYSFDLMSYGLDNGPLSRGECPASLPPWYRIKMGWVVPIDITADTVSFVATYNYSSPNIYKISPKDPSCPGEHYIFETRLREGFDYYVPTPPSTFPNQPGTLLIWHHFSSITNHPTLGTLCGESAEKFDLIEADDLADGQFLTDFYPKIKGGTQSFSDLYIPSPVLRNGYSANISLKGIRTLADYSTRIDTISIRNGGGTILISSDSTLSGYMQVQGDVIVEKNNTLTLSPGTNLIFSSNNRFFPRFIMEDSTELYSQGNDSQHIIIKSMSGTRGSWSGISLTGVSPILLDYTEIHDARKGINLTYHFGPLLKYSFLSFTNCDIGIEGNDGFLEIKHSNFINNGTAILCKGFYSRFAYSTFTSSDSSDIHITTGGSAFVNNCLFINGNVGIYNNSNFGQYTVFSNNTFLNYNVAIKTVSNRSYTVKNNILYMNNKTLEGTYPPQGSGQLLYNTIYNKDTATYTPPATNIERDPMFVNSATGDFHLQLGSPSVDAGDPSDAYNLEPAPNGFRINQGHYGNTAEASQSAVLSFMNTNYNMSSVPNFLSGSYTKDIVWAGSTSPAWKWDSTAHYVAADPLVNGEGYWIRFPSSRTMTYLGNPIDSIGVSVFKNSATQWNLIGSISKPISTSTILTVPSGIVTSSFFKYENGYKMTDVLTAGGAYWVKVNQPGRIILDATPSGGGTVIVCEPPPASPAGEPAAPRLNSPTDNSIDISLSPTLIWNSVIGSSSYQLQVSSNSSFSPPLKFNQSGLTMTSKQITGLTYSTRYYWRVNATNENGTSSWSCVWKFTTESAPPPPDPCSPTATAIEFDQLIVSDAQGNTQSLFVRNMERPMKYGLIKDDEMPPQLPGNKFHAKFLSNKFIETVNPNNGRSIIPIVVSNAADPITLSWNIRPENRISYWLHTGRGYERLELSGNGSRAITSSNGNLVVETQALQPCDPYTTTLKLDEGDTKPSQFALQQNMPNPFNPVTLINYDLPEDANVSLKVFNILGQEVITLVNEMQLAGYKSVQWNATEVPSGVYFYRLSAGHFSEVKKMLLTK; this is translated from the coding sequence ATGCGTTATTTAACAATATTATTTTTCACGGTTATCATCTGCATGAATATGTACTCCGCCCCACTCGACACAAAAATGGTGCAATGGATGCAGCCGAATGGAGTAACATTCATGGGGCGTATGTGGGGTGATGAGTTTTTTCATTGGTGCGAAACAGACTCGGGCTACCGGTTTGTTCAAGGAGATAGCAACTGGTATTTCTATGCTACATTAGACTCCTACGGCGAGTTTGCGCCAACAATTTATCGTGTAGGAATTGATATTCCCCCGGCAAGTTCCTATCACCTGGAGCGCTCAGCGTCACGCATCACTGAATTAGAACAACTGCGAGATGACGCGAACGAGGAACTCGAGTTCCTTGCGGGACAAAATCAAGAAATCATGTCAGGCAACACTTTCCCTATTGTAAGAACATTGGGTGTGATTTTGGTGGAATTCCCTCCTGCAAATCAAAAGCATTATACCAACACAAATGACTCTCTGTTACGTTTTGGTTATAAGAAGGCATCTTTTGATAGCTTATTCTTTTCAAGAAATTATTGGATAGGTGCCGCGGGAAATAATATACATCCTGAGCACGAGCAAATTTTTGGAAGTGTACGCGATTATTATGAGCAAATGTCGGTTGGAAATCTTGATATACAAGGTCAGGTACTTAATCCTGCGGATGCAAATGGAGTACCTCGATGGATAGTAATGGATCAGCCTGTAGAATATTACGATAACTTATATTTGGGATACAGACACTTGTGGAATGAAGCGAAACAAAAGGCGATAGATTCGGGTTGGATAACCCAAACATACCGGAATTATGCAATCATTTATTCCCAGCTTACAAGAAGCAACTGGTTGTGGCCCCAAGCCTTTCTCGGTGGTCCCGCTGATTCAACGCGAGTACATATTATGTCTGAACGCCAGACTAAATCTACAAGCACCTCGTTCTCTCATATTGGAACACATTGTCACGAAATTGGTCATGGTTTCAGATTTCCAGACATGGCAGATAAGCCTGAAGATTCATACTCCTTCGATTTAATGTCATACGGCTTAGATAATGGTCCTTTATCTCGTGGAGAATGTCCAGCATCGTTGCCCCCGTGGTATAGAATAAAGATGGGTTGGGTGGTACCGATAGATATCACTGCTGACACGGTAAGCTTCGTTGCAACTTACAATTATAGTAGTCCGAACATTTATAAAATTTCCCCCAAAGATCCAAGTTGCCCAGGTGAACATTATATCTTTGAAACTCGTTTGCGTGAAGGTTTCGATTATTATGTACCGACTCCACCATCAACATTTCCAAATCAACCCGGTACACTATTAATTTGGCATCATTTTTCATCAATAACTAATCATCCAACATTAGGTACTTTGTGTGGTGAGAGTGCTGAAAAGTTCGATTTGATAGAAGCAGATGACCTTGCGGATGGACAATTCCTAACTGATTTTTATCCTAAAATAAAAGGGGGAACCCAAAGTTTTAGTGATCTGTATATTCCATCTCCTGTTCTTAGAAATGGATATTCCGCGAATATTTCATTGAAAGGTATAAGAACTTTAGCAGATTACTCAACACGCATTGATACTATTTCTATTAGAAACGGAGGCGGAACGATTTTAATATCATCTGATTCAACTTTATCGGGTTATATGCAAGTTCAAGGGGATGTAATTGTTGAAAAAAATAATACACTTACACTTTCGCCTGGAACAAATTTGATCTTTTCTTCCAACAATAGATTCTTTCCCCGTTTTATAATGGAAGACAGCACTGAATTATATTCTCAAGGAAATGATTCACAACATATTATTATCAAATCAATGAGTGGAACGCGTGGTAGTTGGAGTGGTATATCTTTAACAGGAGTGTCTCCTATCCTTCTTGATTATACAGAAATTCATGATGCAAGAAAAGGGATCAATTTGACGTATCATTTTGGTCCTCTTCTTAAATATTCGTTCTTGTCATTTACCAACTGTGATATAGGTATTGAAGGTAATGACGGTTTTCTTGAAATAAAACATTCTAATTTTATTAATAATGGTACCGCTATATTGTGCAAGGGTTTTTATTCTCGATTTGCTTATTCTACTTTTACTTCTTCAGATTCTTCTGATATACATATAACTACAGGAGGTAGTGCCTTCGTCAACAATTGTTTATTTATAAACGGCAACGTTGGTATATACAATAATTCAAATTTTGGTCAATATACTGTATTTTCCAATAACACATTTTTAAACTATAATGTTGCTATTAAAACCGTTTCAAATCGTTCTTATACTGTAAAAAATAATATCTTATACATGAATAATAAAACTTTGGAAGGAACCTATCCCCCACAAGGTTCAGGGCAACTCCTCTATAACACCATTTACAACAAAGACACAGCTACATACACTCCACCGGCGACAAATATTGAACGCGATCCTATGTTTGTGAATTCCGCTACTGGAGATTTTCATCTTCAACTCGGTTCACCATCTGTAGATGCTGGTGACCCATCGGATGCATACAACCTGGAACCTGCACCAAACGGTTTTAGGATCAACCAAGGACATTATGGCAACACGGCGGAAGCATCACAAAGCGCGGTGCTTTCATTTATGAATACTAACTATAACATGAGCAGCGTTCCTAATTTTTTATCCGGAAGCTATACGAAAGATATTGTTTGGGCTGGCTCAACTTCTCCAGCATGGAAGTGGGATTCTACCGCTCATTATGTTGCCGCCGACCCACTTGTTAACGGTGAGGGATATTGGATTCGATTTCCTTCATCACGTACTATGACCTACCTTGGTAACCCCATTGATTCTATAGGAGTAAGCGTATTTAAAAACAGCGCGACGCAATGGAATCTTATCGGGTCTATTTCAAAACCAATTTCTACTTCTACGATTTTAACTGTTCCTTCTGGGATTGTTACTTCATCATTTTTCAAATATGAAAATGGATATAAGATGACAGATGTGTTAACTGCCGGAGGTGCATATTGGGTAAAAGTAAATCAACCCGGAAGAATTATTCTTGATGCTACACCATCGGGAGGAGGAACGGTTATTGTGTGTGAACCTCCGCCTGCCTCCCCTGCCGGAGAACCAGCCGCTCCTCGGCTAAATTCTCCTACTGATAATTCTATAGATATTTCACTTTCACCGACGTTGATTTGGAATAGTGTCATTGGTTCTAGTAGTTATCAATTACAAGTTTCCAGTAATTCCAGTTTTTCTCCTCCATTGAAATTTAATCAATCAGGTCTAACAATGACTTCAAAACAAATCACAGGATTAACATACAGTACACGATATTATTGGCGTGTGAATGCTACGAATGAAAATGGAACAAGTTCATGGTCATGTGTATGGAAGTTTACAACTGAGTCGGCTCCGCCCCCTCCTGACCCATGTTCTCCAACAGCGACAGCAATTGAGTTTGACCAGCTAATCGTAAGTGATGCACAGGGCAATACCCAATCGCTGTTTGTGCGTAATATGGAAAGACCTATGAAATATGGGCTCATTAAAGATGATGAAATGCCACCGCAGTTACCGGGAAATAAGTTTCATGCTAAATTTTTGTCGAATAAATTTATTGAGACAGTAAACCCAAACAATGGTCGTTCGATAATTCCAATTGTAGTTAGTAACGCGGCTGACCCGATAACTCTATCGTGGAATATTCGCCCTGAAAATAGAATCAGTTATTGGCTTCATACGGGTCGAGGGTACGAACGTTTAGAATTGTCAGGAAATGGGAGTCGTGCCATAACATCCTCAAATGGTAATTTAGTAGTCGAGACACAAGCATTGCAACCTTGCGACCCATATACAACAACACTGAAGTTGGATGAAGGGGACACTAAGCCGTCACAATTTGCATTGCAGCAAAACATGCCCAATCCCTTTAACCCAGTTACTCTCATCAATTACGACTTACCGGAAGATGCGAATGTGAGTTTGAAAGTGTTCAACATACTTGGACAAGAGGTAATAACGTTAGTGAATGAAATGCAATTGGCAGGTTACAAGTCTGTACAATGGAACGCTACAGAAGTTCCGAGTGGTGTCTATTTTTATCGTCTCTCTGCTGGTCATTTTAGTGAAGTAAAGAAAATGTTACTCACGAAATAA
- a CDS encoding T9SS type A sorting domain-containing protein encodes MSKNIICKKEILNNCFMACRNMLMNFYPLWQVLCFMVIFLTTKSFSQWSKDPSNNLIVGYGLLPEICSDSTGGAYITYEKNIVYPRQLVLKRINQYGYMAWDTSRLIVGEWPNTGTATLVSDGSNGVIIAYKDGIEIRIVDSTGHRTFNYWRIRMQRVDSSGNLLWGEKGMRVSLAENNQGEGYISIVSDGAGGCFLAWKDTLEMIKAQWINNQGERVWSDTGIIIAENSQYSPLVEKTSATSFAVAYGSHLKGVNDNGNILWREQDIDAGFGILGLLGNGKGELIIGGIDFLEGVGTFAVAQKVDSSGNYIWSFPYIVLSDTGGISWFTYSSITNSDGGATFAWLKGGVKGYSQRIRGNGTLVFQNGGKKTSGYDSSENGTIKIISSFDDSKIYFNSDSRNGGSLFAQRMDSSGIFLWSNNDIGISYRHLGYVDAISDSRGGIIIIGFDQPDFSIRVQQCSRNGNLGETITGIIDNPSNTYPQTHILYQNYPNPFNPSTTIEYQLKNNSQVRLELLSTLGQSIKVLINEFQYRGNHRVVFIGKELPSGTYFYRLITEHETLTKPFTIIK; translated from the coding sequence ATGAGTAAAAATATTATTTGTAAAAAGGAAATATTGAATAATTGCTTTATGGCATGTAGGAACATGTTGATGAATTTTTATCCCCTGTGGCAAGTTCTGTGTTTTATGGTAATTTTCTTAACCACGAAAAGTTTTTCTCAATGGTCAAAAGATCCTTCAAATAATCTTATTGTCGGTTATGGATTGTTGCCTGAGATATGTAGTGATAGTACAGGCGGGGCATACATAACATACGAAAAGAATATTGTCTATCCGCGCCAGCTTGTATTAAAACGAATTAACCAATATGGATATATGGCATGGGATACTTCACGGCTTATCGTTGGAGAGTGGCCCAATACCGGCACGGCAACTCTTGTCTCCGATGGCTCAAACGGTGTAATCATAGCATACAAAGACGGCATAGAAATTAGAATAGTTGATAGCACGGGACACCGTACCTTTAACTACTGGCGCATTCGCATGCAACGGGTTGATAGCAGTGGAAACTTGTTGTGGGGAGAAAAGGGAATGCGTGTTTCACTGGCAGAAAATAATCAAGGAGAGGGATATATTTCTATTGTTTCGGATGGAGCGGGAGGGTGTTTTTTGGCTTGGAAAGATACCTTAGAAATGATAAAAGCGCAATGGATTAATAATCAGGGAGAGAGAGTATGGTCTGACACAGGTATTATAATTGCTGAAAACTCACAATACTCACCGCTCGTTGAAAAAACTTCGGCTACTTCTTTTGCAGTTGCGTATGGATCACACTTAAAGGGAGTAAATGATAATGGTAATATCTTGTGGAGAGAGCAAGATATTGATGCAGGGTTTGGAATATTAGGTTTACTTGGAAATGGAAAGGGAGAATTAATAATAGGAGGTATAGATTTTTTAGAGGGTGTTGGCACGTTCGCTGTTGCCCAAAAAGTAGATTCATCGGGTAACTATATTTGGTCTTTTCCTTATATAGTATTGTCAGACACTGGGGGCATCTCCTGGTTTACTTATTCTTCTATAACCAACTCTGATGGGGGAGCTACCTTTGCCTGGTTAAAGGGAGGAGTTAAAGGTTACTCTCAGAGAATAAGGGGAAATGGAACACTTGTTTTTCAGAATGGCGGAAAAAAAACAAGCGGGTACGATAGTAGTGAAAATGGTACTATAAAAATAATCTCGAGTTTTGATGATTCAAAAATATATTTCAATTCTGATAGCAGAAATGGGGGCTCACTTTTTGCCCAAAGAATGGATTCTAGTGGAATATTTCTCTGGTCAAATAATGACATTGGAATAAGTTATCGTCACCTAGGTTATGTTGATGCAATATCAGATAGCAGGGGAGGTATTATCATCATAGGCTTTGACCAACCGGATTTTTCCATACGAGTTCAGCAATGTAGCCGGAACGGAAATCTAGGTGAAACTATAACGGGGATTATCGACAACCCCTCTAATACTTATCCCCAAACTCACATTCTCTACCAAAATTATCCGAATCCATTCAATCCTTCTACAACGATTGAATACCAGTTAAAAAACAATTCTCAAGTACGGTTAGAATTATTGAGCACGCTTGGACAATCAATCAAGGTACTGATTAATGAATTTCAATATCGAGGAAATCATAGAGTTGTATTTATTGGAAAAGAACTGCCTAGCGGAACGTATTTTTATCGCTTAATCACAGAGCATGAAACACTAACCAAGCCATTTACAATAATAAAATAG
- the nadB gene encoding L-aspartate oxidase, which produces MSKEIRSDFLIVGSGIAGLSFALRAAEVGTVVIITKKEKATSNTNLAQGGIAAVVAKNDSFDLHVQDTLSAGVGLCHRDAVDILVKEGPTRVRELIELGVQFTQREGELDLGREGGHTRNRIVHAHDFSGAEIERALLARISAHPNITVFEHHQAIDLITEHQLHKQVSKETPIHCWGVYALDVNANIVKKFLSRTTVLCTGGLGQVYLHTTNPLIATGDGVAMSYRAGAAIGNMEFIQFHPTTLYNSGSPTFLISEAVRGFGGVLKTKDGVEFMQRYDERASLAPRDIVARAIDMELKKRGDDFVLLDLRHAERSRSMPDRIKEEFPLIYETCLKKFKLDITKEPIPVVPAAHYACGGVVTDLNGKTSLLNLYACGEVAMTGVHGANRLASNSLLEAVVFSERAFVDSQKQKFSIDVVPEIPDWDESGTFNAEEWVLIEHDRREIQEIMWDYVGIVRSDVRLDRAERRIKLISDEIENFYKRTKVTEGLIELRNLATVALLIVESAQKRKESRGLHWTTDYPLRDDERQLHDTLVSIFDLKVVE; this is translated from the coding sequence ATGAGTAAAGAAATTCGTTCGGACTTTTTGATTGTTGGAAGCGGGATTGCGGGGCTTTCGTTCGCGCTCAGAGCGGCGGAAGTGGGGACGGTTGTCATCATCACGAAGAAAGAGAAGGCTACATCGAACACCAATCTTGCACAAGGAGGGATTGCGGCAGTGGTTGCGAAGAATGATTCGTTTGATTTGCATGTGCAGGATACACTTTCTGCCGGAGTAGGATTGTGCCACCGGGATGCTGTAGATATTTTAGTGAAGGAAGGTCCGACACGCGTTCGGGAATTGATTGAACTTGGAGTGCAATTTACACAGAGAGAAGGAGAACTTGATTTGGGACGGGAAGGGGGACATACTCGCAATCGGATAGTTCATGCACATGATTTCAGCGGTGCGGAAATTGAGCGAGCATTGCTTGCGCGAATTTCTGCTCACCCGAATATTACAGTCTTTGAGCATCATCAAGCAATTGATTTGATTACCGAGCATCAGTTGCATAAACAAGTATCCAAAGAAACACCGATTCATTGTTGGGGCGTGTATGCGCTCGATGTTAATGCTAATATTGTGAAGAAATTTCTTTCGCGAACGACCGTGCTTTGTACAGGCGGACTTGGACAAGTGTATCTTCACACAACAAATCCTTTGATTGCAACAGGGGATGGTGTTGCGATGTCGTACCGTGCAGGCGCGGCGATTGGGAATATGGAGTTTATTCAGTTTCACCCGACGACGTTGTACAATTCCGGCTCCCCCACGTTTCTGATTTCGGAAGCAGTGCGAGGATTTGGCGGCGTGCTGAAAACGAAAGACGGTGTTGAGTTCATGCAACGATACGATGAACGCGCGTCTCTTGCGCCGAGGGATATTGTTGCACGGGCGATAGATATGGAATTAAAAAAACGGGGAGATGATTTTGTACTTCTCGACCTCCGTCATGCTGAGCGAAGTCGAAGCATGCCTGACCGAATCAAAGAAGAATTTCCTTTGATTTACGAAACATGTTTGAAGAAATTCAAACTCGATATTACGAAGGAGCCAATTCCTGTTGTTCCTGCGGCGCACTATGCTTGCGGCGGTGTTGTTACTGATTTGAACGGAAAGACTTCGTTGTTGAATTTGTATGCGTGCGGTGAAGTTGCAATGACGGGTGTTCATGGAGCGAACCGGCTTGCAAGTAACTCGTTGCTCGAGGCAGTTGTGTTTTCGGAGCGGGCGTTTGTTGATTCACAGAAGCAGAAGTTCAGCATTGATGTAGTTCCTGAAATTCCGGATTGGGATGAGAGCGGGACGTTTAATGCGGAAGAGTGGGTGTTGATTGAACATGACCGGAGAGAGATTCAGGAAATAATGTGGGATTATGTCGGCATAGTTCGTTCGGATGTTCGGCTTGACCGGGCGGAGCGTCGCATCAAACTCATCAGTGATGAAATTGAGAATTTTTACAAGCGAACGAAAGTAACTGAAGGATTGATTGAGTTGAGGAATCTTGCAACTGTTGCGTTGCTGATAGTTGAAAGCGCCCAGAAGAGAAAGGAATCTCGCGGGTTGCATTGGACGACGGATTATCCTTTGAGGGATGATGAGAGGCAGTTGCATGATACTTTGGTTTCGATATTTGACTTGAAAGTAGTTGAGTAG
- a CDS encoding dephospho-CoA kinase — METKHQPHTLLVIGLTGNIGSGKSEVARMFEQLGAKVISADALAKDLMVSDTSVRKTIREEFGEESYLSDGSINRSFLAKKVFADTQQLKLLNSIVHPAVIQSIEKQISREEKTGTYSLFIVEAALIFEAGIENMFEYLIVVVADEEDCIRRVMKRDNSSREEVMKRMKSQIDQKRKAGKVDFVIHNIGTMKELKGKVEFVYQLLNMVK, encoded by the coding sequence ATGGAAACAAAACATCAACCACATACACTTCTCGTTATCGGATTAACGGGCAACATCGGAAGCGGGAAATCCGAAGTTGCTCGGATGTTTGAGCAACTTGGTGCGAAGGTGATTTCAGCCGATGCCTTAGCGAAGGACTTGATGGTTTCCGATACATCTGTTCGGAAGACCATTCGAGAGGAGTTTGGAGAAGAATCTTATCTGTCAGATGGTTCCATCAACCGTTCATTTCTTGCCAAGAAAGTATTTGCCGATACACAACAATTAAAATTGTTGAATTCCATTGTTCATCCTGCCGTGATTCAATCAATAGAAAAACAAATTAGCCGTGAGGAGAAAACCGGAACGTATTCTTTGTTCATCGTTGAAGCCGCGCTTATTTTTGAGGCGGGAATCGAAAACATGTTCGAGTACCTCATCGTCGTTGTGGCAGATGAGGAAGATTGCATCAGGCGTGTGATGAAGCGGGACAATTCATCCCGGGAAGAAGTGATGAAACGAATGAAGTCGCAGATTGACCAGAAGAGAAAAGCAGGCAAAGTGGATTTTGTCATTCACAACATAGGAACGATGAAAGAGTTGAAGGGGAAAGTGGAGTTCGTTTATCAACTATTGAACATGGTTAAGTGA
- the rny gene encoding ribonuclease Y, whose protein sequence is MQVELLIIITVVLTGISFAAGWYINSRIGQNKIANAEARAKQILADADRDATNLKKEKLLEVKDEWYKKKQEAEQDINQKRNKQQAFERQLDAREENLERRVELMDKKEKDLNNLRREIEEKAKQHDEKNIILQKLISEETQRLERVAGMSRDDAKKALMTNMVNDARSDVAQSVKQIRDTAKLDAKRDAQKIIVQAIQRVASDYCVESTVSVLHLGSDEVKGRIIGKEGRNIRSFEGSTGVDVIVDDTPEAVILSAFDPLRREVAKISLERLIADGRIHPARIEEIVENVRKDIDEEILRVGEGALMELGLHGGHEEVLRQIGLMKYRWSYGQNLLAHSIEVAHLTGLMAAELGIDTSLAKRAGLLHDIGKTMNKNVEGPHALIGFDFLKRHNENPIVINAVGSHHEDIPMEHPIAALVQSADAISGARPGARRESVEAYAKRLERLENLAKSFSGVEKTYAIQAGREIRVIVECDKVDDAMSDMLANDIAAKIQTDMDYPGQVKVTVIREKRSVAFAR, encoded by the coding sequence ATGCAAGTTGAATTACTCATAATCATTACAGTTGTTCTTACGGGAATTTCTTTCGCCGCGGGATGGTACATTAATTCCCGTATCGGGCAGAATAAAATTGCCAATGCAGAGGCGCGTGCAAAACAAATTCTCGCTGATGCTGACCGGGATGCGACTAACCTGAAAAAAGAAAAACTCCTTGAAGTTAAAGATGAATGGTACAAGAAGAAACAGGAAGCCGAACAGGACATCAACCAGAAGCGAAATAAACAACAAGCATTCGAGCGGCAGTTAGATGCGCGGGAAGAAAATCTCGAACGCCGCGTGGAGTTGATGGATAAAAAAGAGAAAGACCTGAACAACCTGCGAAGGGAGATTGAGGAGAAAGCAAAACAGCACGATGAAAAGAATATTATCCTTCAAAAATTAATTTCAGAAGAGACGCAACGCTTAGAGCGTGTTGCGGGTATGTCCCGGGACGATGCTAAAAAAGCGCTTATGACAAATATGGTAAACGACGCGCGCTCGGATGTTGCTCAGTCGGTAAAACAGATCCGTGACACAGCAAAGTTAGATGCAAAGCGGGACGCACAAAAAATTATCGTGCAGGCGATTCAACGAGTGGCTTCGGATTATTGTGTCGAATCAACCGTCAGCGTGTTGCACCTTGGAAGCGACGAAGTGAAGGGGCGCATCATCGGCAAAGAGGGACGCAACATCCGCTCGTTTGAAGGTTCGACCGGCGTTGATGTTATTGTTGATGACACACCGGAAGCGGTGATACTTTCAGCGTTCGATCCGTTACGACGGGAAGTCGCGAAGATTTCGCTTGAACGACTTATTGCCGATGGAAGAATTCATCCCGCGCGGATTGAAGAAATTGTCGAGAATGTTCGAAAGGATATTGACGAAGAAATTCTCCGTGTCGGTGAAGGCGCGTTGATGGAGTTGGGGTTACATGGCGGACACGAGGAAGTGTTGCGTCAAATCGGATTGATGAAATATCGTTGGAGTTACGGACAGAATTTGCTCGCACACAGCATTGAAGTTGCACACCTTACCGGATTGATGGCGGCGGAACTTGGCATTGATACAAGTCTCGCGAAGCGCGCCGGTTTGTTGCATGATATCGGGAAGACGATGAACAAAAATGTCGAGGGTCCGCACGCGTTAATTGGTTTTGATTTTCTGAAGCGACACAATGAAAACCCGATAGTTATTAATGCCGTCGGCTCGCACCACGAAGATATTCCCATGGAACACCCGATTGCCGCGCTAGTACAATCTGCTGATGCAATCAGCGGCGCTCGCCCCGGCGCACGACGTGAATCGGTTGAGGCGTATGCTAAACGATTGGAGCGATTGGAAAATCTTGCTAAATCATTTAGCGGAGTAGAGAAAACATACGCAATTCAGGCAGGCCGGGAAATACGTGTCATCGTCGAGTGTGACAAAGTTGACGATGCAATGTCCGATATGCTCGCGAACGATATTGCTGCAAAAATTCAAACCGATATGGATTATCCCGGTCAGGTGAAAGTGACAGTGATTCGGGAGAAGCGGTCAGTTGCGTTCGCCCGGTAA
- a CDS encoding cell division protein ZapA, with amino-acid sequence MPTDGKSIKVKIFGSEYPLRGESEELTKKVASYVDEMIQAIHQRIPEQPPLTVAVLSALNITEDLLKEREKNRSMTTVVETELGKMHSYLDECLRTA; translated from the coding sequence ATGCCAACTGACGGAAAAAGCATCAAAGTAAAAATCTTTGGCTCGGAATATCCATTACGCGGTGAGAGCGAAGAACTCACAAAAAAAGTCGCATCGTATGTTGATGAGATGATACAAGCAATTCATCAACGCATCCCGGAACAACCGCCGCTGACGGTGGCTGTTCTTTCAGCATTGAACATCACGGAAGATTTGCTGAAGGAACGTGAGAAGAATCGTTCGATGACGACGGTTGTAGAGACCGAGTTGGGGAAGATGCACTCGTATCTGGACGAGTGCTTGCGTACTGCATAA